A genome region from Anopheles stephensi strain Indian chromosome 2, UCI_ANSTEP_V1.0, whole genome shotgun sequence includes the following:
- the LOC118506294 gene encoding uncharacterized protein LOC118506294, with the protein MEIRQRAADTRQSVKGATITVMLLLLIVKDVDSVHITHLSVPRVYVLDNYHHQRHDQHQYYARSQLKARDDPDIPFDPAEPDRTLSAELRAPDPAEHLVLDCEYVIEPHETGFVLKWLHNDVPIYQWIPPHRSPSSLNRMRDHVNRTFTVGNEAMHKHRALALMHPSQDFAGKYSCSVQTFQSFDIKSADLFIIVPESGFVLKNYRNLNDLVTVICSVYGIFPAPELSLWINDYRLENGTINEIPVAEGLYDSSVSVQLVLYESLQPDDVIKCMLTVPGTEYRRTKETVFVDVNSRPFGESNSILDPFGTVSYSSSSSSSSSSSSSTANVPVTPLTSSSTTPTMTDATATPEASPSTQVTVNQQPSSSAVAGTASPKDTVRPQIPSVIRLRPTASSTRVLTVQQSNSVDSDEIMNVLDFKELLNENLLYNNGADRLELHRLRSVVSVLSIPLLLAGHLMVMLRRWQMHGS; encoded by the exons ATGTCGATTCCGTGCACATAACACATCTTTCGGTGCCCCGAGTATACGTGTTAGATAATTACCATCACCAGCGGCACGATCAGCACCAGTATTACGCCCGCAGCCAGCTCAAAGCTCGCGACGACCCGGACATACCGTTTGATCCCGCGGAACCGGACCGAACACTGTCCGCGGAGCTACGGGCGCCCGATCCGGCCGAACATCTAGTGCTGGACTGCGAGTACGTCATCGAACCGCACGAGACCGGGTTCGTGCTGAAGTGGCTGCACAACGATGTACCGATTTACCAGTGGATCCCGCCCCACCGAAGCCCGTCCAGTTTGAACCGCATGCGGGACCACGTCAACCGGACGTTCACGGTGGGCAACGAGGCTATGCACAAGCACCGGGCGTTGGCACTGATGCACCCGAGCCAGGACTTTGCCGGCAAGTACAGCTGCTCCGTGCAGACGTTCCAATCGTTCGACATCAAGTCGGCCGATCTGTTCATCATCG TGCCCGAGTCCGGGTTTGTGCTGAAGAACTATCGAAACTTGAACGACCTGGTGACGGTCATCTGTAGCGTGTACGGTATTTTCCCAGCGCCCGAGCTGTCACTATGGATCAACGACTACCGGCTGGAGAACGGAACCATCAACGAGATCCCGGTGGCCGAGGGTCTGTACGATAGCTCCGTCAGCGTACAGCTGGTGCTGTACGAGTCGCTCCAGCCGGACGATGTGATCAAATGTATGCTCACCGTTCCCGGGACCGAGTACCGACGGACGAAGGAGACTGTGTTTGTAG ATGTAAATAGCAGACCGTTCGGGGAGTCAAACTCCATCCTGGACCCGTTTGGAACGGTGTCctacagcagtagcagcagcagcagcagcagcagcagcagcagtaccgcCAATGTTCCGGTGACGCCACtgaccagcagcagtacgacACCGACGATGACCGATGCGACGGCAACACCGGAGGCCTCCCCTAGCACGCAGGTGACGGTGAACCAACAGCCGAGCTCTTCCGCCGTCGCGGGTACCGCCAGCCCGAAGGACACCGTCCGGCCGCAGATTCCGTCCGTGATACGCTTGCGGCCGACGGCCAGCTCGACCCGAGTGCTGACGGTACAGCAGTCCAATTCGGTTGACTCGGACGAGATAATGAATGTGTTGGACTTCAAGGAGTTGCTCAACGAGAACTTGCTCTACAACAACGGTGCCGACCGGTTAG AACTCCACCGGTTGCGGTCTGTGGTTTCGGTTTTAAGCATACCGTTGCTGCTCGCTGGCCACCTAATGGTAATGCTACGCCGGTGGCAGATGCATGGCTCGTAA